Proteins from one Vanessa atalanta chromosome 15, ilVanAtal1.2, whole genome shotgun sequence genomic window:
- the LOC125069609 gene encoding NHP2-like protein 1 — MADSEASVNPKAYPLADAALTAKILNLVQQAANYKQLRKGANEATKTLNRGLSEFIIMAADAEPLEIVLHIPILCEDKNVPYVFVRSKQALGRACGVSRPIVACSITINEGSQLKPQIQTIQQEIERLLV, encoded by the exons ATG GCCGATAGTGAAGCAAGTGTAAACCCAAAAGCGTATCCTTTAGCTGATGCGGCTCTTACAGCAAAGATATTGAACCTCGTTCAACAAGCTGCTAACTACAAGCAACTTCGAAAAGGAGCTAATGAGGCAACTAAGACATTGAACAGAGGTCTTTCGGAATTTATCATCATGGCTGCAGATGCTGAACCATTGGAGATTGTGCTCCACATTCCAATACTGTGTGAAGACAAGAATGTACCATATGTGTTTGTTAGGTCTAAGCAAGCTTTAGGACGGGCCTGTGGTGTCTCTCGGCCCATTGTTGCTTGCTCCATAACTATTAATGAGGGCTCACAACTTAAACCACAAATTCAAACCATTCAACAAGAGATTGAAAGACTCTTAGTGTAA